Proteins encoded in a region of the Bacteroidota bacterium genome:
- a CDS encoding T9SS type A sorting domain-containing protein: protein MCYGQIITSKIIGPGTGNAIIESADHNLIFCGSRSGKLLVSKIDSGGNESWSQLFGLTTGLSPDNSGYNIIKVEDNYLITGKYDPGIGGYTKVYALLIDETGNLIWENNFGNNNSFAKYSCYDSISKVIYITGSIQNGTPDIFLLKIDTLGNTIWENTYDFGGSEIGESISLKDPNNIFIIGNTTSGTTNNMFNGYFLKLDSTGVISVQKSYGGILQDNIYNFKILTDGGFLIVGTSNSFSSGNSDAWILRLDSQGDTLWTITIGTPLVESSYSLFINDHNSIWICGKANTGTNNGDQGWLFEVDSNGALRNTFSLGGTMQELLSGIAISNNNLFSIGRSSINLNDSIFLVKLDSLSLGYEPTYTELNFEHTIFPNPTNSHVFLKFDKTFQMFPESISVYDMNGTEYLCNIEQDEHLLKITLPEFKGIYILRFRISNTNYSYKIVKN, encoded by the coding sequence GTGTGTTATGGCCAAATTATAACAAGTAAAATAATTGGTCCGGGAACAGGAAATGCAATTATTGAATCAGCAGACCATAATTTAATTTTCTGCGGAAGCAGATCAGGTAAATTATTGGTTTCCAAAATTGATTCCGGTGGTAATGAAAGCTGGAGTCAGCTGTTTGGCTTAACAACCGGACTTTCGCCTGACAACTCAGGTTATAATATTATAAAAGTTGAAGACAATTATTTAATCACAGGAAAATACGATCCCGGTATTGGAGGTTACACTAAAGTTTACGCTTTGCTAATTGATGAGACCGGCAATTTAATCTGGGAAAATAATTTTGGGAATAACAATTCATTCGCAAAATATTCTTGTTACGATAGTATTTCGAAAGTGATTTACATAACCGGCTCCATCCAAAACGGAACACCTGATATTTTTCTTCTTAAAATTGATACGCTAGGAAATACAATATGGGAAAATACCTATGATTTTGGAGGAAGTGAAATAGGAGAATCAATTTCCTTGAAAGACCCAAACAACATTTTCATTATCGGTAATACAACAAGTGGAACAACTAACAATATGTTCAATGGATATTTTCTAAAACTTGATTCAACCGGAGTGATAAGCGTTCAAAAGAGTTATGGCGGAATTCTTCAGGACAACATTTACAATTTTAAAATATTAACTGACGGTGGTTTCTTGATAGTTGGTACATCAAATTCATTCTCATCCGGAAATTCAGATGCATGGATACTAAGGTTGGATAGTCAAGGTGATACATTATGGACAATTACAATTGGAACACCATTAGTTGAATCTAGCTATAGTCTCTTTATCAATGATCACAATAGCATCTGGATCTGTGGGAAAGCAAATACTGGTACGAATAATGGAGATCAAGGTTGGCTTTTCGAAGTAGACTCAAACGGTGCGTTAAGAAATACTTTTTCCTTAGGAGGAACAATGCAGGAATTACTTTCAGGAATTGCAATCAGCAATAATAATTTATTTTCTATCGGAAGAAGCAGCATAAATTTAAATGATTCAATTTTTTTAGTAAAATTAGATTCACTATCACTAGGTTATGAACCAACTTATACTGAATTAAATTTTGAGCACACTATTTTTCCTAATCCAACAAATTCACACGTCTTTTTAAAATTCGACAAAACATTTCAAATGTTTCCAGAAAGTATTTCAGTGTACGATATGAATGGAACAGAATACCTATGTAACATCGAACAAGATGAACATTTGCTCAAAATAACTCTACCTGAATTTAAAGGAATTTATATTCTCCGTTTTAGAATTTCAAATACAAATTATTCATATAAAATAGTTAAGAATTAA
- a CDS encoding T9SS type A sorting domain-containing protein, whose translation MKKSKMLCYLSLEMSVVENNITDRTTEFPKKYMHKLIIILLFIIPVLVSAQNGFQRVFLEVPSGIDAETCTRSIQLSNGNFASIGVNDGCVPCLPTFYFRISDPQGNEIRSSLYGAGFDFLYPDMVLSADGNIVCSVGSTERPSASPTDIEYHLNIIKLDTAGNSIINKNYVLKLINFISSTQVQLYSTSDTGYVITTNEHFVKLNTSLDTVVSFDSLSLSPSFKDINPDCFGFFSSDTISGNVRRFIKYYNSNFDSLNVGYLDSIAFEQIFKSGWSRSDVKKDYQGSIYFSLTNYNFDSTSVMKFDTSLHQLWNRYIVGDFAFGRQIALDSQNVLFTGIINHVIPSDYVGHNFLYRMNLNGDSLNYREFISDGIYTSSMIYDAKSYSGDYLLSGYAQNDTSVQKSFICRIDSALDIPLSTFNLDSKENFSIYPQPANLKVNITSPSTFICVYICDITGRIIKNFNNINSKSFEINTSEMLPGMYFVIGKNENSVVIKGRFQVVH comes from the coding sequence TTGAAAAAATCAAAAATGTTATGTTATCTTTCGCTTGAAATGTCTGTCGTTGAGAATAATATTACAGATAGAACGACTGAGTTTCCAAAAAAATATATGCATAAATTAATTATTATTCTGCTATTTATTATTCCTGTTTTAGTGTCAGCTCAAAACGGATTTCAGCGTGTCTTCCTCGAAGTTCCTTCGGGGATAGACGCTGAAACGTGCACTCGATCCATCCAATTATCAAATGGTAATTTTGCTTCTATCGGAGTAAACGATGGATGCGTTCCATGCTTGCCAACTTTTTATTTTCGAATTTCAGATCCACAAGGCAATGAAATTAGAAGTTCTTTGTACGGAGCGGGATTTGATTTTCTGTATCCTGATATGGTGCTATCTGCAGATGGTAATATTGTTTGCTCAGTTGGAAGTACTGAACGACCTTCTGCATCACCAACAGACATTGAATATCATCTCAATATTATAAAGCTGGATACAGCAGGCAACAGCATTATCAATAAAAACTATGTCTTGAAACTGATTAATTTTATTTCGAGCACACAAGTTCAGCTTTATTCAACATCGGATACAGGATATGTAATTACAACTAATGAACATTTTGTCAAACTAAACACTTCATTAGACACCGTGGTCTCCTTTGACTCTCTATCATTATCGCCTTCGTTTAAAGACATAAATCCAGATTGTTTTGGTTTTTTCTCTTCTGATACAATTTCAGGAAATGTTAGAAGATTTATTAAATATTATAATTCAAATTTTGATTCTCTTAATGTTGGTTATTTAGATTCAATAGCATTTGAACAAATATTCAAATCCGGGTGGTCGAGATCTGATGTAAAAAAAGATTACCAAGGTTCAATATATTTTAGCTTAACCAACTATAATTTTGATTCGACCTCTGTTATGAAATTTGATACTTCCCTTCATCAACTTTGGAACAGATATATTGTAGGTGACTTTGCTTTTGGACGGCAAATAGCCTTGGATTCCCAAAATGTTCTTTTTACTGGGATAATTAATCATGTAATTCCCTCTGATTATGTTGGTCACAATTTCCTCTATCGTATGAATCTAAACGGAGATAGTCTAAATTATCGAGAGTTTATTTCAGATGGTATATATACTTCTTCTATGATTTATGATGCAAAGTCATACAGTGGCGATTATTTGTTGAGCGGATATGCACAAAACGATACGTCTGTTCAGAAATCTTTTATATGCAGAATTGATTCAGCATTAGATATTCCTTTAAGTACATTTAATCTCGATAGCAAGGAAAATTTCAGTATTTATCCTCAACCTGCCAATCTAAAGGTTAATATCACCAGTCCTTCCACCTTTATTTGCGTGTATATATGCGATATAACCGGAAGGATAATTAAAAATTTTAATAATATAAACAGTAAGTCTTTTGAGATAAATACTTCAGAAATGTTACCAGGGATGTATTTTGTAATTGGCAAAAATGAAAATTCAGTTGTTATTAAAGGAAGGTTTCAGGTAGTTCATTAA